A genomic region of Herpetosiphonaceae bacterium contains the following coding sequences:
- a CDS encoding BrnT family toxin: MDVVYRLQGSEFEWDDEKAQSNIVKHGVTFEEAVEACFDPFYQTGDALVDDEQRDFILAIL; encoded by the coding sequence ATGGATGTGGTGTATCGCCTACAAGGTAGCGAGTTTGAGTGGGACGACGAGAAGGCGCAAAGCAATATCGTCAAACACGGAGTTACGTTTGAAGAAGCGGTCGAAGCATGCTTCGACCCGTTCTATCAAACAGGTGATGCATTGGTTGATGATGAGCAGCGTGACTTTATTCTCGCTATTCTGTAG
- a CDS encoding ATP-binding cassette domain-containing protein, with amino-acid sequence MPQINVAHLKKYYRVHHKAPGLLGSLRAFVSRRYEDVRAVDDISFTIDEGEVVGFLGPNGAGKTTTLKMLSGLLHPSGGELHVLGYTPFERRNEFLRQITLVMGQKQQLIWDLPAIETFEVNRAIYEIPDDQYRQTVAELSDLLGLEPLLTKQVRKLSLGERMKCELAAALLHRPRVLFLDEPTIGLDVTMQANVRKFIAEYNVRHRATVLLTSHYMADVTALCKRIIVIDRGRLLYDGDFQALVERVAPHKIVRVKMEQPIERAVLERYGTLDTLNGVEGSLLVGRDETSRVAARLLRDLPIVDVTIEEPPVEEIIGELFSGGMSSDRRTVGEAEVTG; translated from the coding sequence ATGCCGCAGATCAACGTAGCCCATCTCAAGAAATACTATCGCGTGCATCATAAAGCGCCGGGTCTGCTCGGCTCGCTGCGCGCGTTCGTGAGTCGTCGATACGAGGACGTGCGCGCGGTCGACGATATTTCGTTTACAATCGACGAGGGCGAGGTGGTCGGGTTTCTTGGCCCGAACGGCGCGGGCAAAACGACGACGCTTAAGATGCTCTCCGGTCTGCTCCATCCATCCGGCGGCGAGCTGCACGTGCTGGGCTACACGCCCTTCGAGCGCCGCAATGAGTTTCTGCGCCAGATCACACTGGTGATGGGCCAGAAGCAGCAGTTGATCTGGGATCTGCCCGCGATCGAGACGTTCGAGGTCAACCGCGCGATCTACGAGATCCCCGACGACCAGTATCGCCAGACGGTCGCCGAACTCAGCGATCTGCTCGGCCTTGAGCCGCTGCTGACCAAGCAGGTGCGCAAGCTATCTCTGGGCGAGCGCATGAAGTGCGAGCTGGCGGCGGCGCTGCTGCATCGGCCCAGGGTGCTGTTCTTGGACGAGCCGACGATCGGCCTGGATGTGACGATGCAGGCGAATGTGCGTAAGTTCATCGCCGAGTATAACGTGCGCCATCGCGCGACGGTGCTGCTGACGAGCCATTACATGGCCGATGTTACCGCGCTCTGCAAGCGGATCATCGTGATCGATCGCGGCAGGCTGCTCTACGACGGCGACTTCCAGGCGCTGGTCGAGCGCGTCGCGCCGCATAAGATCGTGCGGGTCAAGATGGAGCAGCCGATCGAGCGTGCGGTGCTGGAGCGCTACGGCACGCTCGATACGCTGAATGGCGTCGAGGGCAGCCTGCTGGTCGGGCGCGACGAGACATCGCGGGTGGCGGCGCGGCTGCTGCGCGATCTGCCGATCGTGGACGTGACGATCGAGGAGCCGCCGGTCGAGGAGATCATCGGCGAGCTGTTCAGCGGCGGCATGAGCTCCGATCGCAGGACTGTCGGCGAGGCCGAGGTGACGGGGTAG